Proteins co-encoded in one Hyla sarda isolate aHylSar1 chromosome 4, aHylSar1.hap1, whole genome shotgun sequence genomic window:
- the LOC130367177 gene encoding olfactory receptor 11L1-like — protein sequence MEETEEGGGFQSSRTSTVALFCLLLLVYCVTICGNLLIITLVSTSKNLHTPMYFFLTQLSICDLLLTTDIAPNMFHVLLNNGATIAFICCMIQFYFFAASEVSECFLLTVMSYDRYVAICYPLRYSSIMTSAHCMILAAICWVLGFSIALLYTITVSVMTFCGPNIIDHVFCDLVPLIELACSSTYTIEIEVYIICFLALFIPIIIIIISYINILVTILRFQSNMSRQKAFSTCSSHLTVVSIFYITLLCVYLFSKEGPTANFNKILSLLYTVFTPLINPIIYSLRNKDIKKSLQEIINKCVIWYNK from the exons ATGGAGGaaacagaagaaggaggag GATTTCAAAGTAGTCGAACTTCAACTGTTGCCCTGTTCTGTCTTCTCCTTTTGGTTTACTGTGTGACAATATGTGGGAATCTCCTGATCATCACCCTGGTGTCCACCAGCAAGAACctccacaccccaatgtacttTTTCCTTACACAACTTTCTATCTGTGACCTCTTGTTGACCACAGATATTGCCCCCAATATGTTCCATGTTTTACTGAATAATGGGGCGACCATTGCATTTATATGTTGTATgatccaattttatttttttgctgcctCAGAAGTATCTGAATGTTTTCTTCTCACAGTGATGTCTTATGACAGATATGTGGCCATCTGTTATCCCCTCCGTTACTCCTCTATCATGACAAGTGCCCATTGTATGATATTGGCCGCTATATGTTGGGTCTTAGGTTTTTCCATTGCATTGCTTTACACCATAACAGTATCGGTGATGACATTTTGTGGGCCAAATATCATTGACCATGTTTTCTGTGATCTTGTCCCATTAATAGAACTCGCCTGCTCCAGTACTTACACTATTGAGATAGAGGTCTATATAATATGTTTCTTAGCATTGTTCATCCCCATTATAATTATTATCATATCTTATATCAATATTTTGGTCACCATCTTACGGTTCCAATCCAATATGAGTAGACAgaaagccttctccacctgtagctccCACCTCACTGTGGTCTCTATATTCTACATTACTCTACTGTGTGTTTATCTTTTCTCAAAAGAAGGACCAACGGCAAACTTTAATAAAATCCtctccctgctatatactgtatttactCCACTGAtcaaccccattatatacagtctgaggaataaagacattaaaaaatctctccaggaaataataaataaatgtgtaaTATGGTATAATAAATAA